A window of the Pleurocapsa minor HA4230-MV1 genome harbors these coding sequences:
- the ntrB gene encoding nitrate ABC transporter permease: MNLSTFAVAGQVAWKKAKPIIIRDTFLLPLAGFAGLIAVWWTIALFRPELMPTPPQALMENLDYIFHPFYRRGPGDLGLGWLLIASLRRVVIGFLIGAAVAIPVGFLIGMSRPAMLAINPLIQVLKPVSPLAWLPIALAIFNVADPSAIFVIFITSLWSTIINTALGVSSVPKDYQDVAQMLEMPAWKRIVKIILPASLPYIFTGLRISLGIAWLVIVAVEMLTGGIGIGFFVWDEWSRLNLSSVFLAVFVIGITGLILDYILGLIQTWVTHRPARS, encoded by the coding sequence ATGAATTTATCTACATTTGCCGTAGCTGGGCAAGTTGCCTGGAAAAAGGCAAAACCAATAATTATTAGAGACACATTTTTGTTACCATTAGCAGGTTTTGCTGGGTTAATTGCAGTTTGGTGGACGATCGCTCTATTTCGCCCTGAACTAATGCCCACTCCACCACAGGCACTAATGGAAAATTTAGACTATATTTTTCATCCCTTTTATCGTCGAGGGCCTGGGGATTTAGGTTTGGGTTGGTTGCTGATAGCTAGTTTACGGCGGGTAGTCATTGGGTTTCTAATTGGGGCTGCGGTAGCTATCCCCGTCGGATTTTTGATTGGAATGTCTAGACCTGCGATGCTGGCGATCAATCCTTTAATTCAAGTTCTTAAGCCTGTTTCTCCCTTGGCTTGGTTACCTATTGCTCTAGCTATTTTTAATGTTGCCGATCCTTCAGCTATTTTCGTTATTTTTATTACTTCTCTTTGGTCAACTATTATCAATACAGCTTTGGGAGTATCTAGCGTCCCCAAAGACTATCAAGACGTGGCGCAAATGCTGGAAATGCCAGCCTGGAAAAGAATTGTCAAAATTATTTTGCCTGCCAGTTTACCCTATATTTTTACTGGGTTGCGGATTAGTTTAGGGATTGCCTGGTTGGTAATTGTGGCGGTAGAAATGTTGACAGGCGGAATTGGAATTGGCTTCTTTGTTTGGGATGAATGGAGTCGTCTTAATCTTAGTTCTGTATTTTTGGCTGTATTTGTGATTGGTATCACTGGTTTAATCCTTGACTATATTTTGGGATTGATCCAAACCTGGGTAACTCATCGTCCTGCTCGTTCCTAA
- a CDS encoding ABC transporter ATP-binding protein — translation MFSSTITNKSNTMVDRSQDDFLVIENLVKAFPKPDGGKTVVIDGIDLTIGAEEYISVIGHSGCGKSTMLRIIAGLDKATAGTITLEGKEIRKPGAERMMVFQNYALLPWLTVRENIKLAVDEVYKKATRAEKIDSINEHLEMVNLIEAADKYPDEISGGMKQRVGIARALITRPKMLLMDEPFGALDALTKRKLQAQVLDIWENHRQAVMMITHDVDEAIYMSDRIILMTNGPEAKIGEILKVPFPHPRDRKAILKSQEYYDLRNRALEFLEQYQ, via the coding sequence ATGTTCAGTTCTACTATCACTAATAAAAGCAATACTATGGTCGATCGCAGTCAAGATGATTTTTTGGTCATCGAAAATTTGGTTAAAGCCTTTCCTAAACCTGATGGTGGAAAAACGGTAGTTATCGACGGTATTGATTTAACTATTGGGGCAGAGGAGTATATTTCGGTAATTGGTCACTCGGGTTGCGGAAAATCAACCATGCTCAGAATTATCGCTGGTTTAGATAAAGCAACTGCAGGGACAATTACCCTAGAAGGTAAAGAAATTCGTAAACCAGGCGCAGAAAGAATGATGGTTTTTCAAAATTATGCTCTTTTGCCTTGGCTGACAGTTAGGGAAAATATTAAATTAGCGGTAGATGAAGTATATAAAAAAGCTACTCGTGCCGAAAAAATAGATTCGATCAACGAGCATTTAGAAATGGTCAATTTAATCGAAGCCGCAGATAAATACCCCGATGAAATTTCTGGAGGGATGAAACAAAGGGTAGGAATTGCTCGGGCTTTGATTACTCGTCCCAAAATGCTACTGATGGACGAACCTTTTGGCGCATTGGATGCTTTAACTAAAAGAAAGCTCCAAGCACAGGTGTTAGATATCTGGGAAAATCATCGCCAAGCAGTAATGATGATTACCCATGATGTAGACGAGGCAATTTATATGTCCGATCGCATTATTTTGATGACTAATGGCCCTGAAGCTAAGATTGGCGAGATTCTTAAAGTACCTTTTCCCCACCCTCGCGATCGCAAGGCAATTCTTAAGTCACAAGAGTATTATGATTTACGTAATCGAGCTTTAGAGTTTCTGGAACAATATCAATAG
- the murA gene encoding UDP-N-acetylglucosamine 1-carboxyvinyltransferase → MISKDPQAVLEIWGRSSLSGNVQISGAKNSALVLMAGSILCPGKCTLRNVPDLVDIKRMRQILEALGVKLNRQDDVIEIDATKINPTEAPYDVVSQLRASFFVIGPLLTRLGTARVPLPGGCAIGARPVDLHVRGLQAMGANVSIEDGVVHANFVGNKQRLQGKNIYLDYPSVGATETILMAATLAEGKTKIQNAAQEPEIVDLANFCNQMGAKITGAGTKTITIQGVKELSSIDYNVIPDRIEAGTFLVAGAITKSEITLNSVIPEHLAPVIAKLNEIGCQIIIEEETGRTFGGNIQSKRLRIIPGELHGTDIETLPYPGFPTDMQAQFTALLSISKGNSVVSETVFENRLQHVSELQRMGTNIRVKGHHAIVQGVATISGAPVMATDLRASAALVLAGLAAEGKTTVHGLHHLDRGYENLENKLRGLGAKLERIIPESVQ, encoded by the coding sequence ATAATCTCCAAAGACCCTCAAGCTGTATTAGAAATCTGGGGACGTTCTTCTCTCTCAGGAAATGTCCAAATTAGTGGGGCCAAAAATTCTGCTCTGGTATTGATGGCAGGTTCTATACTCTGTCCTGGTAAATGTACTTTACGCAACGTGCCAGACTTAGTTGATATCAAACGCATGAGGCAAATACTTGAGGCTTTGGGCGTTAAGCTAAATCGTCAAGATGATGTGATTGAAATCGATGCTACTAAAATTAACCCGACTGAAGCTCCTTATGATGTTGTATCACAGCTTCGAGCTAGCTTCTTTGTCATTGGCCCCTTATTAACTAGGCTAGGTACGGCTCGCGTTCCTCTCCCTGGAGGATGTGCTATTGGCGCTAGACCCGTCGATCTCCATGTACGGGGACTACAGGCGATGGGAGCGAATGTTTCCATTGAAGATGGTGTGGTTCATGCTAATTTCGTGGGTAATAAACAGCGTTTACAGGGAAAAAATATCTACCTTGATTATCCCAGTGTTGGCGCAACAGAAACTATCCTCATGGCTGCTACTCTCGCGGAGGGCAAAACCAAGATTCAGAATGCTGCACAAGAGCCAGAAATTGTCGATTTGGCTAACTTCTGTAATCAAATGGGAGCAAAAATCACTGGTGCAGGGACTAAGACGATTACGATTCAAGGGGTTAAAGAACTTAGCTCGATAGACTACAACGTGATTCCAGATCGCATTGAAGCAGGGACATTTCTGGTGGCAGGGGCAATCACTAAGTCGGAAATTACTTTAAATTCTGTCATTCCCGAACATCTTGCTCCTGTAATCGCCAAACTCAATGAGATTGGCTGCCAGATCATTATTGAAGAAGAAACAGGTAGAACTTTTGGCGGAAATATTCAATCTAAGCGCCTGCGGATTATTCCTGGGGAACTTCACGGGACTGATATTGAAACTCTCCCTTATCCTGGCTTCCCTACTGATATGCAGGCGCAGTTCACCGCTTTATTGAGCATCAGTAAAGGTAATAGCGTGGTCAGCGAAACTGTGTTTGAAAACCGACTCCAACACGTATCTGAATTACAGCGCATGGGAACTAACATTCGGGTTAAAGGTCATCACGCTATTGTTCAGGGTGTTGCAACGATTTCTGGCGCACCAGTCATGGCAACTGATTTAAGAGCTTCTGCTGCTCTAGTACTAGCTGGCTTGGCTGCGGAAGGCAAAACTACCGTTCACGGTTTACACCACCTCGATCGCGGTTATGAGAATTTAGAAAATAAGCTCCGTGGTTTAGGTGCAAAGCTAGAAAGAATTATTCCTGAGAGCGTGCAGTAA
- a CDS encoding RNA methyltransferase, which produces MLTSIQNPLVKQVRKLHRSQERQKQNLLLIEGTNLIEAACQADYKLDIIFYTERWQQNHQPLCRIIAEREVRAEFVSPEVLKAIATTVNPDGVVAIAPRPNAEPVPTLRTVGLALERLQDPGNLGTIIRTAAAAGVDGLWLSPDSVDFYSPKVLRASVGQWFGLPVVTNQDLPQLVEQQQQQGVQIIATTSKAAKTYWDADFTRPSLILLGNEGAGLSSELIDLADVQIKIPLANQVESLNVAIASALLLYEAQRQLVVISNFE; this is translated from the coding sequence ATTTTAACTAGCATTCAAAATCCTTTAGTCAAGCAGGTTCGCAAGCTACATCGTTCCCAGGAACGACAAAAGCAAAATTTACTGCTGATTGAAGGTACTAATTTAATTGAAGCTGCTTGCCAAGCCGATTATAAGCTAGATATTATTTTTTACACAGAGCGATGGCAGCAAAATCATCAGCCATTATGCCGAATAATTGCCGAACGAGAGGTTAGAGCCGAATTTGTCAGTCCAGAAGTACTTAAGGCGATCGCTACTACGGTTAATCCTGATGGGGTAGTGGCGATCGCTCCTCGCCCAAATGCCGAACCAGTACCGACTTTAAGAACTGTAGGTCTTGCCCTAGAAAGATTACAAGATCCTGGCAACTTGGGGACAATCATCCGCACCGCAGCAGCAGCAGGAGTTGACGGTTTATGGTTGAGTCCTGATAGCGTCGATTTTTATAGCCCCAAAGTTCTGCGAGCCAGTGTAGGTCAATGGTTTGGGCTACCTGTAGTGACAAACCAAGATTTACCTCAGTTGGTTGAGCAGCAGCAGCAGCAGGGGGTACAGATTATTGCCACTACCTCTAAAGCAGCTAAAACTTATTGGGACGCTGACTTTACTCGCCCCAGTCTGATCTTATTAGGCAATGAAGGGGCAGGATTATCCTCAGAGCTGATCGATTTAGCAGATGTGCAAATAAAAATTCCCTTGGCAAATCAGGTGGAATCTTTAAATGTTGCCATTGCCTCTGCTTTGCTCTTGTATGAAGCACAGAGACAGTTAGTAGTGATCAGTAACTTTGAGTAA
- a CDS encoding ferredoxin--nitrite reductase encodes MTTEADPKIKLNKVEKVKAEKDGLDVKRELEHFAQIGWEAVDKTDLETRLKWLGIFYRPVTPGKFMLRMRLANGVVNSEQMRVLANAIERYGDQGTADITTRQNIQLRGIHLEDIPEIFTKFKQVGLTSIQSGMDNVRNLTGSPVAGIDPDELIDTREMNQKVQDMITNNGEGNYSFSNLPRKFNIAIEGARDNSIHAELNDLAFIPAYRDGVLGFNVLVGGYLSAQRCAESIPLGVWVPADDETVVDFSRAVLTVYNKFGGAAGLRASRPKARLMWLIETWGVEKFRQLLEQELGETLADAAPKDEITQDKKDHLGVHPQKQAGYNYIGIHVPMGRLSAEPMFELARLAEVYGNGEIRLTVEQNAIIPHVADENVETFLSEPLLKEFSINPSTLTRSVISCTGARYCNFALIETKQRALQLAQELDRELDIPQRVRLHWTGCPNSCGQPQAGDIGLMGTKVRQDGKAIEGAKIYAGGKVGQGAELGTIVNQGVAIDDLKATLRTLLMEKFNAKLKDGVVIEAPQPVVEVPQKIASEPTSPIGTKVFFANSWKESSCIESEYVLDAAEKAAIEIESSCRAGTCGTCTAKVLKGEVTYDSDYDALNGLEPGEILTCCAKPVSSIVVDA; translated from the coding sequence ATGACTACTGAAGCCGATCCCAAAATAAAACTTAACAAAGTAGAAAAAGTCAAAGCCGAGAAGGATGGTTTAGACGTTAAGCGTGAGTTAGAACATTTTGCTCAAATAGGCTGGGAAGCGGTAGATAAAACCGATTTAGAAACTCGTCTTAAGTGGTTGGGAATTTTCTATCGGCCAGTGACTCCAGGGAAATTTATGCTGAGAATGCGACTTGCCAATGGTGTAGTCAATAGTGAACAGATGCGTGTCTTAGCTAATGCGATCGAACGTTATGGCGATCAGGGGACAGCAGATATTACTACTCGTCAAAACATTCAACTGCGAGGCATTCACCTCGAAGATATTCCTGAAATTTTCACTAAATTCAAACAGGTAGGCTTAACCAGTATTCAGTCGGGAATGGACAATGTGCGCAATTTAACTGGTTCTCCTGTAGCAGGCATCGATCCTGATGAATTGATTGATACTAGAGAAATGAATCAAAAAGTTCAGGACATGATTACTAACAATGGTGAAGGTAACTATTCCTTTAGTAATTTACCGCGCAAATTTAATATTGCGATCGAAGGGGCGAGAGATAATTCAATTCATGCAGAATTAAACGATCTTGCCTTTATTCCCGCTTATCGAGATGGAGTGCTTGGTTTTAATGTCTTGGTAGGCGGCTATTTATCGGCTCAACGCTGCGCCGAATCAATTCCTTTAGGGGTCTGGGTTCCTGCTGATGATGAAACTGTAGTAGACTTTTCTCGCGCTGTTCTCACTGTCTACAATAAATTTGGTGGTGCAGCAGGATTAAGAGCGAGTCGCCCCAAAGCTCGTTTGATGTGGTTAATTGAAACTTGGGGGGTCGAGAAATTCCGTCAGTTATTAGAACAAGAGTTGGGTGAAACTTTGGCTGATGCTGCTCCAAAAGATGAAATCACTCAAGATAAGAAAGACCATTTGGGAGTACATCCCCAAAAACAAGCTGGGTATAACTATATTGGTATACATGTTCCCATGGGGCGTTTATCAGCCGAACCGATGTTTGAACTGGCTAGATTAGCAGAAGTGTATGGCAACGGTGAAATTCGGTTGACGGTAGAACAAAATGCAATTATTCCCCATGTTGCAGATGAGAATGTCGAAACATTTCTTAGTGAACCACTATTAAAAGAGTTCTCAATTAATCCCAGTACCCTGACTCGCTCAGTCATATCTTGTACAGGTGCGCGCTACTGTAATTTTGCCTTGATTGAAACAAAACAAAGAGCCTTACAGCTAGCTCAAGAACTCGATCGCGAATTAGATATTCCCCAGCGTGTTCGTTTGCATTGGACAGGATGCCCTAACTCCTGTGGACAACCACAAGCTGGTGATATTGGTTTAATGGGAACAAAAGTCCGTCAAGATGGCAAGGCAATAGAAGGAGCAAAAATTTATGCTGGAGGAAAAGTTGGTCAAGGGGCTGAATTAGGAACCATTGTCAATCAAGGTGTGGCGATAGATGATCTCAAAGCTACTTTAAGAACATTGTTGATGGAAAAGTTTAACGCTAAGTTAAAAGATGGTGTCGTAATTGAAGCGCCTCAACCTGTGGTCGAAGTTCCTCAAAAGATCGCTTCAGAACCAACAAGCCCCATTGGCACCAAAGTATTTTTTGCTAATTCTTGGAAAGAATCTAGCTGTATTGAAAGTGAATACGTTCTCGATGCAGCCGAAAAAGCAGCAATTGAAATTGAGAGCAGCTGTCGCGCTGGCACTTGTGGCACTTGTACCGCCAAAGTATTGAAGGGGGAAGTAACCTATGATTCAGATTACGATGCCTTAAATGGTTTAGAACCAGGAGAAATTTTAACCTGTTGCGCTAAACCCGTTAGCTCAATTGTGGTAGATGCTTAA
- a CDS encoding rubredoxin, whose amino-acid sequence MNEPAKEEQKDEQLVPEETPLPEKTPAKEKTLAEQAPSSYECRSCGYVYVPSKGDSQGKVPAGTLFTELSPDWRCPVCGVRKTQFVNIGAQGAPSGFAENLDYGLGINRLTPSQKNILIFGALGIGFLFFLSLYGLH is encoded by the coding sequence ATGAATGAGCCAGCTAAAGAAGAACAAAAAGACGAACAATTAGTACCAGAAGAGACACCCCTCCCAGAAAAGACTCCAGCCAAAGAGAAAACTTTGGCGGAACAAGCTCCCTCGAGTTATGAATGTCGCTCTTGTGGTTATGTTTACGTACCATCGAAGGGAGACAGTCAGGGAAAAGTTCCTGCGGGAACTCTCTTTACCGAGCTATCTCCAGACTGGCGTTGTCCTGTCTGTGGTGTTCGTAAAACTCAGTTTGTCAATATTGGCGCACAAGGCGCACCATCAGGCTTTGCTGAAAACTTGGATTATGGTTTAGGAATCAATCGTCTAACTCCTTCCCAGAAAAACATTCTGATTTTTGGTGCGCTAGGGATAGGCTTTCTGTTTTTCCTTAGTCTGTACGGTTTGCACTAG
- a CDS encoding class II aldolase/adducin family protein, translating into MIDEGYIKYQCHWEKVDAIAEPDIVELNYWHSQLYQLGLIGEYNNGIGFGNLSIRLPHSAQLIISGTQTGGIANLTAQHYTKVIDYDWQQNYVTCQGLIQASSETLTHAAIYHALPEINAVVHVHHQPLWEQLLDRISTTNPDCAYGTPEMAQEIIRLCQQPLTQEQKIIAMSGHESGILTFGANLNQAGETLLKYFTTI; encoded by the coding sequence ATGATTGACGAAGGCTATATCAAATATCAATGTCATTGGGAGAAGGTTGACGCGATCGCCGAACCCGACATTGTAGAATTAAATTATTGGCACAGTCAGCTTTATCAATTAGGTTTAATCGGTGAATATAATAATGGCATTGGCTTTGGCAATCTCAGTATTCGCTTGCCTCATAGCGCACAACTAATCATCTCAGGTACACAGACAGGCGGAATTGCCAATTTAACGGCACAGCACTATACCAAAGTAATCGACTACGACTGGCAACAAAATTATGTTACCTGCCAAGGATTAATTCAAGCTTCTTCGGAAACTTTGACTCATGCTGCGATCTACCACGCACTACCTGAAATCAATGCTGTAGTTCATGTTCACCATCAACCGCTGTGGGAGCAATTACTAGATCGCATTTCCACTACTAATCCTGATTGTGCTTATGGAACACCAGAGATGGCACAGGAGATCATCAGATTATGTCAACAACCTCTAACTCAAGAGCAGAAAATTATTGCCATGAGTGGACATGAATCAGGAATATTGACTTTTGGAGCTAATTTAAATCAAGCTGGTGAAACTTTATTGAAGTACTTCACCACTATTTAA
- the psbF gene encoding cytochrome b559 subunit beta — protein MTGNSPNQPISYPIFTVRWLAIHTLAVPTVFFLGAIASMQFIQR, from the coding sequence ATGACAGGTAATAGTCCTAATCAACCCATTTCGTACCCCATCTTCACCGTTAGATGGTTAGCAATTCACACTTTAGCAGTACCCACTGTCTTCTTTTTGGGTGCGATCGCTTCGATGCAATTTATCCAAAGATAG
- the psbE gene encoding cytochrome b559 subunit alpha: MAGDTGERPFSDIITSVRYWVIHSVTIPMLFVAGWLFVSTGLAYDAFGTPRPDEYFTQERIEIPVISDRFDAKQQIKEFNQ; the protein is encoded by the coding sequence ATGGCAGGCGATACTGGTGAACGTCCATTTTCTGATATTATTACGAGTGTTCGCTACTGGGTAATCCATAGCGTTACTATTCCCATGCTATTTGTAGCTGGGTGGTTATTTGTCAGTACTGGGCTAGCTTACGATGCATTCGGCACTCCTCGTCCTGACGAGTATTTTACTCAAGAACGAATCGAGATTCCTGTAATTAGCGATCGCTTTGATGCTAAACAGCAAATCAAAGAATTTAATCAGTAA
- a CDS encoding photosystem II reaction center protein J: MFAEGRIPLWIVATVAGMGAITVVGIFFYGSYAGVGSGM; this comes from the coding sequence ATGTTTGCAGAAGGAAGAATTCCCTTATGGATTGTTGCTACGGTAGCTGGCATGGGTGCAATTACCGTTGTCGGTATCTTCTTCTACGGCTCTTATGCTGGTGTTGGCTCAGGAATGTAA
- a CDS encoding photosynthesis system II assembly factor Ycf48, translated as MSSLIKKLKQIAVIFAVCIFCISCSRVPSTITNPWKTLTLPSEAIFSDIAFTSNSDRGWLVGTQASLFETTDGGETWTQQSLDLGDEKVTLEAISFDGDEGWIAGQPSILLHTEDGGDSWARIPLSSKLPGSPLDIVALGKSTAEMVTNLGAIYKTEDGGKNWKALVEGSVGVARSIHRSDDGRYVAVSAKGNFFSTWEPGATEWTPHQRTSSRRLQNMGFNQDGSLWLLARGGQVQFSDTDNYDEWGEPIYPEFSSSWGFLDVAYRTPEEIWLAGGSANLLVSPDGGKSWSKDRDVEDAPSNFYKVVFLSPEKGFVLGERGTLLKYVPEAGAAA; from the coding sequence ATGAGTTCATTGATTAAAAAATTAAAGCAAATAGCTGTTATATTTGCTGTCTGTATATTTTGTATTAGCTGTAGTCGAGTTCCTTCCACCATTACTAATCCCTGGAAAACTCTGACTCTTCCTTCTGAAGCGATTTTTTCGGATATTGCTTTTACCAGTAATTCGGATCGTGGCTGGTTAGTCGGAACACAAGCATCCTTGTTTGAAACTACTGATGGCGGAGAAACCTGGACACAGCAATCTTTAGATTTAGGTGATGAAAAAGTTACGTTAGAAGCAATTAGTTTTGATGGTGATGAGGGGTGGATTGCAGGTCAACCATCTATTTTGCTGCATACTGAAGATGGTGGCGATAGTTGGGCGCGTATTCCTTTAAGTTCTAAACTTCCTGGTTCGCCTTTAGACATTGTTGCTTTGGGCAAGTCTACCGCAGAAATGGTGACGAATCTTGGTGCAATTTATAAAACTGAAGACGGCGGTAAAAATTGGAAAGCTCTAGTCGAAGGATCGGTTGGGGTAGCAAGAAGTATTCATCGTTCTGATGATGGTAGATATGTAGCTGTTTCTGCCAAAGGAAATTTCTTTTCTACTTGGGAGCCAGGCGCAACCGAATGGACACCCCACCAACGTACTTCATCTCGCCGTTTACAAAACATGGGCTTTAACCAAGACGGTAGTTTGTGGTTATTGGCTCGTGGTGGACAGGTGCAGTTTAGCGATACAGACAATTATGATGAATGGGGAGAACCTATTTATCCCGAGTTTTCTTCAAGCTGGGGCTTTTTAGATGTGGCTTATCGTACCCCTGAAGAGATCTGGTTGGCAGGAGGAAGTGCTAATCTATTAGTTAGCCCCGATGGTGGTAAAAGTTGGTCTAAAGACCGTGATGTGGAAGATGCTCCATCTAACTTTTATAAAGTAGTATTTCTTTCCCCCGAAAAAGGTTTTGTTTTGGGTGAACGAGGAACACTATTAAAATATGTCCCCGAAGCTGGTGCTGCTGCTTAA
- a CDS encoding photosystem II reaction center protein L, which yields MEKNQNSNRQPVELNRTSLYLGLLLIAVLGILFSSYFFN from the coding sequence ATGGAAAAAAATCAAAATAGTAATAGACAGCCAGTAGAGCTAAATCGTACTTCTCTTTATTTAGGATTACTTTTAATTGCTGTACTAGGTATTTTATTTTCTAGTTACTTCTTTAACTAA
- a CDS encoding ABC transporter substrate-binding protein has protein sequence MNRKIKRRTFLQGLGTSASAIALSSCAISGSKAPKILTEEALAVEPIVKPESLEKPNLTIGYVPVNDSAPFAVAWEKGFFRKYGLNVTLSREASWANSRDGVIFGRLDASPVVSGAVMNARAGAEGARHAPLCAAMTIHRHGNAMTMSRELWDAGIRPWKDYNGNLEQFGKDFDGYFRNAPPEKRSLAVVLSSAIYEYFVRYLISATGLNPDEAFRIMITPPPQMVTNMRIGAMQAYMVAEPWNTRAISGDKELGYESIGFTFAQGREIWRGHPDRVLAVMESFINENPKTYRSLVKAMIEACQYCSKPENRAEVAQIVSEKSFTGAKPNITSAGIVGDYNYGGFDDQKRIVDDIATTIFYDLPAEVSDVPNDHSTFLWQSQNLWLMTQATRWQQIKEFPKNADKIARTAWRTDLYREIADEMGIKCPTEDFKVESAEAFIDNRAFDPSDPVAYLDSFKIRANAPRSFFMS, from the coding sequence ATGAATAGGAAAATAAAACGCCGAACCTTCTTGCAAGGTTTAGGGACGAGTGCGTCGGCGATCGCTTTATCAAGTTGTGCGATAAGTGGTAGTAAAGCACCTAAAATTCTAACAGAAGAAGCCTTAGCAGTAGAACCAATTGTTAAACCAGAAAGTTTAGAAAAGCCCAATCTAACTATCGGTTATGTACCTGTTAATGATTCTGCTCCCTTTGCCGTAGCGTGGGAGAAAGGTTTTTTTCGCAAGTATGGTTTAAATGTCACTTTAAGTCGCGAAGCCAGTTGGGCAAACTCTCGCGATGGGGTCATCTTTGGTCGTTTAGATGCTTCTCCCGTAGTTTCTGGGGCAGTTATGAACGCCAGAGCTGGGGCAGAAGGTGCGCGTCACGCTCCTTTGTGTGCTGCCATGACTATTCACCGTCATGGTAATGCCATGACCATGAGTAGAGAGCTTTGGGATGCTGGTATTCGTCCTTGGAAAGACTATAACGGAAATTTAGAACAGTTCGGCAAGGATTTTGATGGTTATTTCCGTAATGCTCCGCCAGAAAAGCGTTCTTTAGCAGTAGTTTTAAGTTCGGCCATTTATGAATACTTTGTTCGTTATCTAATCTCTGCTACTGGATTAAATCCTGATGAAGCATTTCGCATTATGATTACTCCCCCACCTCAGATGGTGACTAATATGCGGATTGGGGCAATGCAGGCTTACATGGTGGCAGAACCTTGGAATACCAGAGCAATTTCTGGTGATAAAGAGCTTGGCTATGAAAGTATTGGCTTTACTTTTGCCCAAGGAAGAGAAATTTGGCGTGGACATCCCGATCGCGTTTTGGCGGTAATGGAATCTTTTATTAACGAGAATCCTAAAACATATCGCTCTTTAGTTAAAGCAATGATTGAAGCTTGTCAATATTGTAGCAAACCAGAAAATCGCGCCGAAGTAGCTCAAATTGTCTCGGAAAAATCCTTTACGGGAGCCAAGCCAAATATAACTAGTGCAGGAATTGTGGGAGATTACAACTATGGCGGTTTTGACGATCAAAAACGAATTGTTGATGATATAGCCACTACTATTTTCTACGATTTACCTGCCGAAGTTTCCGATGTTCCTAACGATCATTCCACTTTTTTGTGGCAATCACAAAATCTGTGGTTAATGACTCAAGCTACACGTTGGCAACAAATTAAGGAGTTTCCTAAAAATGCCGACAAAATCGCGCGGACAGCTTGGCGTACTGACTTATACCGCGAAATCGCTGATGAAATGGGTATTAAGTGTCCGACAGAAGATTTTAAGGTTGAGTCCGCCGAGGCATTTATTGACAATAGAGCTTTTGACCCGAGCGATCCAGTCGCTTATCTCGACAGTTTTAAAATTCGGGCAAATGCACCCCGCTCATTTTTTATGTCTTAG
- a CDS encoding SRPBCC family protein, giving the protein MNQSRQKNRWLILSLIAVISCWLSIGFSPVATAKLFDGPIDRLPLEQRVSLKKGELVFLGEAGNYTSRLLISTTVDNAWQVLTDYEHFAEFMPGVVSSQLLESKGDRKIFEQINKIKTLVFSIESRVKVATIESYPKQIAFEAVDGDLKTMNGTWVLEPVSPYPSAPPDQVLITHKVMVEPEGAPSDSIFFNIYEDRLQETLKAIKQEAERRGGNLITDY; this is encoded by the coding sequence ATTAATCAATCTCGGCAGAAAAATCGTTGGCTAATTTTATCGCTCATAGCTGTTATCAGTTGCTGGTTGAGCATTGGTTTTAGTCCTGTGGCTACAGCCAAACTATTTGATGGCCCAATAGATCGACTTCCTCTGGAACAAAGAGTTTCTCTTAAAAAAGGCGAATTAGTCTTTCTGGGTGAAGCAGGTAATTATACCTCTCGTTTATTAATCTCGACTACCGTGGATAATGCTTGGCAGGTGTTAACTGACTATGAACATTTTGCCGAATTTATGCCAGGAGTTGTCAGTAGTCAGTTACTTGAAAGTAAGGGCGATCGCAAAATTTTTGAACAAATCAATAAAATTAAAACCCTTGTCTTTAGCATCGAATCAAGAGTTAAAGTTGCCACCATTGAATCATATCCTAAGCAAATTGCCTTTGAGGCGGTTGATGGCGATTTAAAGACGATGAATGGGACATGGGTTTTAGAACCCGTCTCGCCTTATCCTAGCGCCCCACCAGACCAAGTTTTAATCACTCACAAGGTCATGGTTGAACCTGAAGGAGCTCCTAGTGATAGTATTTTCTTCAATATCTACGAAGATCGCCTCCAAGAAACTCTTAAAGCAATTAAACAGGAAGCAGAACGAAGAGGGGGTAATTTGATTACTGATTACTGA